The Mytilus galloprovincialis chromosome 3, xbMytGall1.hap1.1, whole genome shotgun sequence genomic interval CaagaaacatttatataaaaataaaaacttcaagGGAAACTCAATAAGAAAATCCATTAACGAATAGAAAaaccaaaagttcaaacacatcagacaaatataaaacaactgtcatattcctgttttGAGTAAAACTTAGCTGTAATCATTTCTACTACTAgtatctaaataaaaataaaatcgaaACTAGAAATAGACTCAATTATATAGTTTTCAAATGTAGTCAAGAGTTcacttattatatatttttatatgccaAACAATATAATTTTCCTCATACATCACATTTTTGTTTCACCACAAAGGAGGAAATGAATACCACTTATGGATACTTACCGTTGTGTAAAACTTCCGATAAGGCTTTTGAGTGGGTACATTTGCCATTGTTTACAGCGGATGCACGACGACTTTGCTCTTCATTCATCtaaaataaatatctaaatataaaatatatcaatgatGGTGATAGCATTACTTCCTGGGTTTAATTTTATTCTGTAACATTGGTGCCattagcattttcattttttatttccgCAAAACATTAGGTATCTAGGACAAATGTGAACAAATTGATGATCACAACATTTTAATTTGACACTTTATTCATCAAGACCTTTGATATAATGTTTATAACATCAATCCATAACATACCAAAAGTTAGGGCATCAATTAGTTTTACCTCACAAAAGAACTTATGtaatctttaaaaatgaaaaaaaaataatttatgctTCTTTTTAGAAACATTTTGACTTCGTTCACCAATTTTCGATCACTTTCAGATACACTTACCAATTGATAAAGAAAGGAATATTGCCTAGAATCCCTAACGCAACATGTGTAATTTTTATCACcagaaatatcattaaatatatgTTTAGCACAACCAGAATGCTGAAGATCTTTTCCAGATAAGGTTACACATAATGTTGTTTCATCGGTGAACTTCCACGAATCCAACCTTGAATCATCCAATGATTCTGCTGACCAGTGATAAACGTCCGAAACTATCTTAATACCGTAGCCTAATAGTCCAAGTGATACCGCAGATGAAATAAGGCAACACATAAGTAAACAGGTTACCACACAACACTTTGAATACTGACATGAGGTAGATATTTGCTGAGTTTCACCTTCTACTGTGAACACCACCTGTTGCCTTGGTTGAGACATGGTCCTTGGTGGTGCCGATGGCAATACTGTTTGTCCTATTACTAATTCTTCATTTGTTCTATTATCTAGACTAGAGTATCTTTGGCCTTCTACAACATGTGGTCCTTCCATGTCTGTATTTACTATAAATTATCAAtccaaattttcaatattttttcaatgCCTTTTTACAATCATTATTTCTCTCCGGTAACTTGTAACTCATTAAAGTCAAAACTTTAAAACTGATTGTTTTCTAATACCAATACCACAAAGAATAGATTGTGTTATATCTCTGATTTTATATATGATCAAATTAGGAAATGCCGAACATTAAAGTAGGTCAAGGAAGGAAGTTC includes:
- the LOC143067238 gene encoding uncharacterized protein LOC143067238; translated protein: MEGPHVVEGQRYSSLDNRTNEELVIGQTVLPSAPPRTMSQPRQQVVFTVEGETQQISTSCQYSKCCVVTCLLMCCLISSAVSLGLLGYGIKIVSDVYHWSAESLDDSRLDSWKFTDETTLCVTLSGKDLQHSGCAKHIFNDISGDKNYTCCVRDSRQYSFLYQLMNEEQSRRASAVNNGKCTHSKALSEVLHNGTLIWKPVKECEINGKATNASLFKINESYMYSVYISLAIRFEKTYKNLPNHQIRIKLYRRPVNGTLDSMNDVELMHKTVNVRKEFQSFENVFFYGAFNLQKGEFIYIEVKNSKYLYNYEEASVIGFYKIK